In Leptospira kanakyensis, a genomic segment contains:
- a CDS encoding CaiB/BaiF CoA transferase family protein gives MSQNQNQSSKGPLAGVKVVDLSLLLPGPLCSQHLADMGAEVIKIENPRAYDGSRAMFKGKTGYPALYMMLNRNKKAITLNLKREQAKEILFKLLEDADILLEGFRPDGMDKMGIGYDVLKEKFPKLIYCGISGYGISGKYVDFAGHDLNYLAVSGVLDQTGNPPRPAGFQLADVGGGTLTALSAILAALYFREKTGKGQRIDISMTDASLQFLSLYGGILSSSEKSPEAGNDILSGKLPNYNVYETKEGRYVALGALEDMFFQTFLRAAGMENLTKDYPMNEENIPLIKQKLTDYFKSKTYSDLQPIFDNTDACLSPILNMKEVSEDPHMKERGMVIERNHPKYGPILQFGSPFHFSETPFVYRNDPPEHGEHTEEILGGLGFPKDKIAEFKKDRVI, from the coding sequence ATGAGCCAAAATCAAAACCAATCATCCAAAGGACCACTTGCTGGTGTAAAAGTTGTCGACTTATCTTTACTCCTTCCAGGCCCACTTTGTTCGCAACACTTAGCGGATATGGGAGCAGAAGTCATCAAAATTGAAAACCCAAGAGCTTATGATGGGTCTCGTGCGATGTTCAAAGGCAAAACAGGATATCCTGCTTTGTACATGATGCTCAATCGCAATAAAAAAGCGATCACACTGAATCTAAAACGAGAACAAGCCAAAGAGATTCTATTTAAACTTTTAGAAGATGCAGACATTTTACTCGAAGGATTTCGTCCCGATGGAATGGATAAGATGGGAATTGGTTATGATGTCTTAAAAGAAAAATTTCCTAAGTTGATTTACTGTGGAATTTCTGGCTACGGCATCTCGGGAAAATACGTAGATTTTGCGGGACACGATTTGAATTACTTAGCAGTATCTGGTGTCCTTGACCAAACTGGAAATCCTCCACGGCCTGCTGGTTTTCAATTGGCAGATGTGGGTGGAGGAACACTCACAGCACTTTCTGCGATCCTAGCTGCTCTTTACTTCAGAGAAAAAACTGGCAAAGGACAACGGATTGATATTTCTATGACAGATGCATCTCTCCAATTTCTTTCGTTATACGGTGGAATTTTATCTTCTTCGGAAAAATCTCCTGAAGCTGGAAATGATATTTTATCAGGTAAATTACCAAACTATAATGTTTATGAAACGAAAGAAGGTCGGTATGTAGCACTTGGTGCCTTAGAAGATATGTTCTTCCAAACTTTTTTACGGGCAGCAGGAATGGAAAACTTAACCAAAGACTACCCGATGAACGAAGAAAACATTCCGCTCATTAAACAAAAGTTAACCGATTATTTTAAATCCAAAACCTATTCCGATTTACAACCAATCTTTGACAATACGGATGCTTGCCTTTCTCCCATTCTCAATATGAAGGAAGTTTCAGAAGATCCACATATGAAAGAACGTGGTATGGTGATCGAAAGAAACCATCCGAAATACGGTCCAATTTTACAATTTGGATCTCCGTTTCATTTTTCAGAGACACCTTTTGTTTACAGAAACGATCCACCAGAACATGGGGAACATACGGAAGAGATTTTAGGTGGTTTGGGCTTTCCAAAAGATAAAATTGCGGAGTTTAAAAAAGACCGAGTGATCTAA
- a CDS encoding metallophosphoesterase family protein yields MKLLQVSDLHLSQNSPEEKSYSLSVLREILQTAESTKCDRILFCGDLFNTFPDLESLRSEFLKEVSSYSGIIYFLPGNHEILEKKGNNNRYADYDWSSKVKVLDKTPYFLFEDNGIEFLSIPHQENYSELLLSPPPAKQTKLRIGLAHGTVSGMSFTGLSEEEEEGGSYLDPHLIQNLGLDYLAIGHLHRARTGMIGNCEVGYAGSSRVWRKGESGKRGGILLHVDGAKVRTESVYFKSAGEYREILVSLDTEGKPEESIETYLDGTNPEDWIVFRFLGYVDSMVEKQKFQETVLRDWKSKFRILEFDPDESQITVIQHLSENEFVKQFLDKMNERKEQMDPFLWKHTRVTGIRLILEGKKNR; encoded by the coding sequence ATGAAGTTATTACAAGTTTCCGACCTCCATCTTTCCCAAAATTCCCCCGAAGAAAAGAGTTATTCTCTTTCCGTATTACGAGAAATTTTACAAACAGCGGAATCTACAAAATGTGATCGCATTCTATTTTGTGGAGATCTTTTTAATACCTTCCCTGATTTAGAATCACTCCGCTCGGAATTCTTAAAAGAAGTTTCTTCTTATTCGGGAATCATTTATTTTCTTCCAGGAAACCATGAAATCCTTGAGAAAAAAGGAAATAATAACCGTTATGCGGACTATGATTGGTCTTCGAAAGTAAAAGTTTTGGACAAAACTCCTTATTTTTTATTTGAAGATAACGGAATCGAATTTTTATCCATCCCTCACCAAGAAAACTATTCTGAACTTTTACTTTCTCCTCCACCGGCAAAACAAACAAAACTAAGAATTGGTCTTGCTCATGGAACTGTTTCTGGAATGAGTTTTACTGGCCTAAGTGAGGAAGAAGAAGAGGGTGGATCCTATTTAGATCCTCATCTCATTCAAAACTTAGGATTGGATTATCTTGCTATAGGACATTTACACCGTGCACGTACAGGTATGATTGGAAACTGTGAGGTTGGTTATGCGGGATCATCTCGCGTTTGGAGAAAAGGAGAGTCTGGAAAAAGAGGAGGGATTCTCCTTCATGTTGATGGGGCAAAGGTTCGCACTGAATCCGTTTATTTTAAGTCAGCTGGTGAATATAGAGAAATTTTAGTTTCCTTAGATACGGAAGGAAAACCAGAAGAAAGTATCGAAACCTATTTGGATGGAACAAACCCGGAGGATTGGATTGTATTTCGTTTTCTTGGTTATGTTGACTCCATGGTAGAAAAACAAAAATTCCAAGAAACTGTTCTTCGCGATTGGAAATCAAAATTCCGAATTTTAGAATTTGATCCCGATGAATCACAAATCACTGTCATCCAACATCTTTCTGAAAATGAATTTGTGAAACAATTCCTTGATAAAATGAATGAAAGGAAAGAACAAATGGATCCTTTCCTTTGGAAACATACAAGGGTCACTGGGATTCGATTGATTTTAGAAGGTAAAAAAAACCGATGA
- a CDS encoding ATP-binding protein, with protein MKLKIENFGIFSKKEFPIERVTVFTGPNESGKTTILDAFVSALVKIVGSTKFGATLNSRYKAERNSDLGIPKLSLSPNLFLNSLVIREGNMDVGSEKELVSTIEQTIFDSGYNPSQLKEQVEQLSEKTGKRKSAKDWNLALSELNLAKQKFDASESSLNRISSQFVDLPIWETERQKLKQELENSNSEQTKLQSEFLEFKETEQHNEVDRVYGQLLQWETLESESKQEEKILQSGWDQKSKLLDGELKSLEQKRNLSKERLVGLESKLESSSAQKKQIEQKSKKLESYFDYFETWKQTVRRFQEESPVVKKVIWNPLYRSLAGVAGVLGIFSGILILFYDFSGWAYILPAALIFSAVCLMIVAKDTKNERDEPKWNEMVRRIATEMETKTLGEWKPESITMDSLSLCFQRYEREYTKQKLESEGFGSTLSSLEEEIIRLRGEDKKINETVLEKERELAGVWREAGVQSLSELSELYVQIRLKQEKLKTLTESLKIESKKWGTADLGELKLKTKDKISDLEKKGISKSFSSEDRATKQRLENRIQTLSDKIRELERSIVELEKKLDTGKAVLESQMVPAQKEWETNKRNLELKEKWKNDLDRNFQSLEVLSEIFSEMQVESTDKMSSLVKSLQTRMDALKGSLPTKQIQWNGFSDEIQITTDSSSDRFRFENLSTGTKEQISFVLRLEYAFRIGKQFNLPFLLLDEPFRHMDAERRDSALAYTLQCLTNAEEEWKVVFFTFDSELVSKIKVLAADQKLPCQIHELTKRVS; from the coding sequence ATGAAATTAAAAATAGAAAACTTCGGAATCTTTTCTAAAAAAGAATTTCCAATCGAAAGAGTGACGGTATTCACAGGGCCCAATGAATCGGGAAAAACAACCATCCTCGATGCATTTGTCTCTGCACTTGTGAAAATTGTTGGAAGTACAAAGTTTGGTGCCACTTTGAATTCCCGATACAAAGCCGAAAGAAATTCCGATTTAGGAATTCCTAAACTCAGTTTATCACCCAATTTGTTTTTGAATTCACTTGTGATTCGTGAAGGGAATATGGATGTTGGTTCCGAAAAGGAGTTGGTATCCACCATTGAACAAACGATATTTGATAGTGGTTACAATCCCTCCCAATTAAAAGAACAAGTCGAACAACTTTCCGAAAAAACAGGAAAAAGAAAGTCAGCCAAAGACTGGAATTTGGCTTTGTCTGAATTAAACTTAGCCAAACAAAAGTTTGATGCTTCTGAATCTTCTTTAAATAGAATTTCTTCTCAATTTGTTGATTTACCCATTTGGGAAACCGAACGTCAAAAATTAAAACAAGAATTGGAGAATTCAAATTCCGAACAAACCAAATTGCAGTCAGAATTTCTCGAGTTTAAAGAAACCGAACAACACAACGAAGTGGATCGTGTCTATGGCCAACTATTACAATGGGAAACTTTGGAATCGGAGTCTAAACAAGAAGAAAAAATTCTACAGTCAGGTTGGGACCAAAAATCCAAACTCTTAGATGGCGAACTCAAATCATTAGAACAAAAACGAAATTTATCCAAAGAGAGACTTGTCGGGTTAGAATCAAAATTAGAATCGTCTTCTGCTCAAAAAAAACAGATCGAACAAAAATCTAAAAAACTAGAATCCTATTTTGATTATTTTGAAACTTGGAAACAAACGGTTCGAAGGTTTCAGGAAGAATCCCCTGTCGTAAAAAAGGTTATCTGGAATCCATTGTACAGAAGTTTGGCGGGAGTAGCTGGTGTCCTCGGAATTTTTTCTGGAATTTTGATTCTATTTTATGACTTCAGTGGATGGGCTTATATTCTTCCCGCGGCTTTGATTTTTTCTGCAGTTTGTTTGATGATTGTAGCCAAAGATACAAAAAATGAACGTGATGAACCCAAATGGAATGAAATGGTTCGCCGCATTGCCACGGAAATGGAAACAAAAACTCTGGGTGAGTGGAAACCAGAATCCATAACAATGGATTCCTTATCTTTATGTTTCCAAAGGTATGAAAGAGAATACACAAAACAAAAATTGGAATCAGAAGGTTTTGGTTCTACTCTGTCTTCTCTGGAAGAAGAAATCATTCGACTACGTGGAGAAGATAAAAAAATAAATGAAACCGTTTTGGAAAAAGAACGGGAGTTGGCAGGTGTTTGGCGAGAGGCGGGGGTTCAATCATTATCTGAACTTTCGGAATTGTACGTTCAAATTCGGTTGAAACAAGAAAAACTAAAAACTCTCACCGAGTCCTTAAAAATCGAATCCAAAAAATGGGGAACCGCAGATTTAGGGGAACTCAAACTTAAAACAAAAGACAAAATATCTGATCTTGAAAAAAAAGGAATTTCTAAAAGTTTTTCTTCTGAAGATAGGGCCACCAAACAAAGATTAGAAAATAGAATTCAAACACTTTCAGACAAAATCCGCGAATTAGAACGAAGTATTGTGGAACTGGAAAAAAAGTTAGATACAGGAAAGGCTGTTTTAGAATCACAAATGGTTCCTGCCCAAAAAGAATGGGAAACAAACAAACGTAACTTAGAACTGAAAGAAAAATGGAAAAATGATTTAGACAGAAACTTTCAAAGTTTGGAAGTGTTGTCCGAAATCTTTTCTGAGATGCAAGTAGAAAGTACGGACAAAATGTCCTCCCTTGTAAAATCACTCCAAACAAGAATGGATGCATTAAAAGGATCACTTCCCACAAAACAAATCCAGTGGAATGGTTTCTCTGACGAAATTCAAATCACCACAGACTCTTCTAGTGATCGTTTTCGTTTCGAAAATTTATCCACAGGAACTAAAGAACAAATTTCATTTGTTCTTCGGTTGGAATATGCTTTCCGGATTGGAAAACAATTCAATTTACCATTTTTACTTTTGGATGAACCGTTTCGACATATGGATGCGGAAAGACGTGACTCAGCTCTCGCATACACACTCCAGTGTTTAACAAATGCAGAGGAAGAATGGAAGGTGGTATTTTTTACTTTTGATAGCGAACTAGTTTCTAAGATAAAAGTTTTGGCAGCGGATCAAAAACTCCCCTGCCAAATCCATGAGTTGACTAAACGAGTTTCTTAG